In Mesotoga sp. BH458_6_3_2_1, the DNA window CCGGTCCAGCACAAGGAATACGGACATTTGCTGCAGAATCGGGGGAGACGAATTCGCTGTAATCCTTCCGAATGCTGGCACAGACAAGGCAGAAATAGTGGGAAAGAGAATCCTTGAGAGCTCCAGCGTTGCTGATGTTGTGAAAGAAGGGGATTCTGAGGTGGCTCTCAACGAAACGCTGAGTATAGGTGTTGCTGAGTTCACTTCAGATATGAAACTGCAGGATCTCAAAGAGGCCGCAGATTCGGCCATGTATGATGCTAAGAGCAAGGGCAGAAATACCATGGCAGTTTCGAAGCCTTCTTAGTTGCGGTCCTTTATTACCATGCAATCTCCATGATTATATCCATTAGCCTTTCAAGGTCGAAGCTAAACATGAATTTCTGACGATAAAAGAGAAGTACGCTTATCGCGCCTTTTCGCAAGATATTTTCTGGCAAGAGAAGCTAATTAGCCAGCGCAAGAGCTGAGAACGATGATGCTAAGATGCAAATAATCGAGCCCGTCACGGAAGACAACCTTCCTCCGTTCGCAATGAATTAGATCTAGTTCTTGCTCTTTTCTCTTGACGAACCACCAACCTCGGCTCTTAGAACAGTTGCAAGTTCTCAGTTCCAAGTTGGAAGCTAAAGACCCGAAAGCAAAAACGTCACATCCCGTCATTCTGAACTCGTTTCAGAATCTCGTTCCTTCGATTTGTGGATACGGGATGATTTGTTCAGTTGCAGTGATAACCTTAAATAAGGAGCCGGTCCTGTTGACCAGACCCTAGATCCCGGACCCGTCAATAATTCCGCAATCTGAACTCCATTCAGCATCTAGCCCTCAAGGTTTATTCGGACCCGCAGTCACGTACCTGCAAACTCGTCTCGAGACCCTCTCAATTCAGTAACGATCTTCTATGAATAGGGATTGATAGGTTTTTAGTTACCTCTATTCGTGATCACTCAGCGCAAAAGTCTCAGTTCTGAATTGAGGTATCCTAAATGATGAACTGAGTATCTAAAGCTTTCATAGTTTTTGTCAGGATTCAGTCATTCGAAAACACGAACTCGCCTGTTACTGAGTTGAAGTTCACGAAGCCACCATCTTCTATACGGAACTTGTATTCCGGATGATTGTAGTTCGGATCAATCGGGAGATGGAAATACATTCTGAGACACTTCAGAAAAGGATCGCGGTTGCTAATGATGTTTATGGCGTCCTGAATGTCATAGACTATGTAAAACGGGTCTATTAAATACGCATCCTCCATCCAGATGCCGTCGACAACGATTGAGGACCATGATTCATCCCTGCAAAAGACTTCAACACTCTTGGCGAGATCGATATCCGAGAAGATCAGTCTCCAGTATGCCAGATCATCGGCTTTGTCAAAAGGTTCCGGAACCTCGTCTGTACTAGCATAGACGGCGAACAGTTTCAGGTCGAATTCGGGATGGTTCTGCGCCAGATATTCTCTTGCTCTTGAAATCATTATCTCAATAAGAGTGTCATGCGTAAATCGTGGCAGTACGCATCCACCAAGAACAAGAACAATCATAATTGCCGTTATCAGCAATGTGACAAGCTTCGTTCTCTTTCCCATGAAATTCACCTCCATCGAAAGAACACAGGCACCTAAGTGAAACTAACCCTTAAGCGCATTGCCGTTAAGTCAGAAAGCACATTGTAGCCCATTAGACAGTCTTAAAACATAAAATACTACCACATACTTCGAGTGTCACAGCCTTAAATCCACAGTCGGTTTCTTTCCAAAACACTGCCTTACGGCTTCGCAGCCTATTCAGCCGTTCTTTGCGAAAAACGGAGTCTGACCCCACTTAGTTCCAGCCCTTACACTCCATACCCAAAACAGTAAAGACACGTAGTTTTCCGGCTGACTTCACAGGAGTAATAGATTTACGCTGAGCACTTTCAAATAAACCAGCCAGGAAGGTTCTCTTCCCGGCCGGATATTGCTTCACTCCTTCCAGATACCCCAGGCTTTCCAGAGTTCATCCGCTGCCGCCGAAGGGATAGGATTTGGAAAGTGTACGTTGCCCTGATAAGCATATAGGAGATTCGGCGAATGTATGTAAATGATGGGCTGGTATTGAGTAAATAGAATCTGGAACTCTTCAAACAATTCATATCTCTCATCTTCTGTCGCTGATGTCTGGAGAACAAAGATCTCGTGAATCCTCTTTTCCCATTCGGGGAGGTAGTACATCTCTTCGGTTATGTAATCGCGATATCCTGGAGGATAGTTCCAGAAGTGACCTGGTCCGTCGATACGAAAGACTCCAGTTCTAAGTTCAGGATCTATCGTACCGTCGAACAGCCCTGACAGGAAAGAGTCGTACAGAGGTTCTTCCATAAGCGGCACTCCTGCCAGGCGAACCAAATTGATAGTTATACCAAGATTTTTTGCATTGGATACAATGAGGTTTCCTAGACTCACAAAATTGGGTGAAACCTCAAGGTCAAAGACGACTGTGTTTCCGGCTCCATCGATCAGCTTCCCTTCCGAGTTCCAGCTGAAACCTCCCAGCTCAAACTCGCTTTTCGCCTTTTCCACGGAAAAGAAGAACGGATCTTCCTCAACCTTTTGCGAATAATATGGACTCTCTACGTTAAGGGGCGAATACAGGGGTTTTGAATTGCCCCCGTAAGTTGTATCAATTATCTTCTCCCGGTCTATCAAATAGGCAAAGCCACGCCTAAAATGATCGTTCCTGAACCACTCCCATTTCACCGGATCTGGCGCATTGAAGTTAAGAAGAAGGAACTGCACGTAGTCTCTTGAACCCCCCTGTCCCGCAACCCAGCTATGGTCCTTTTTACTTAAGAGAGTTTTCAACTGACTTGTCGACGGCGAAAAGAAGTCCAGATTGCCGGCCTGAAATGCCCACATCGGATTGCTTCCACTCATTATGTGGATTATCACACTGTCCAGATATGGGAGTCTAACCCCGTTTGAGTCGAATTTCCAGTAATTCGGGTTCTTTTTCAAAACTACTTTCGCTCCCGGAACATACTCTGAAGGAATGAACGGCCCCATTCCTACTATCTGATCAACTTCGTCCAGAGACCATATCTCATTAACCGTTCCAGCTGCGATTGCAGGCTCAAAGACGTGTTTGGGTAGTATCTCCCGGCTTGCTGCAACTTTAATACCCAAGGTATTCGGTACAGTCCAGCTGAGAGATATCGCCGAATCATCTATCAACTCAATAGTCGGGAGGTTGCCTTCTGCATCAAGAAAACCCGAAACCCCCGTCTCCACAAGCAGGTTGAAGCGCCAGTACACGTCATCGACAGTGAATGGTTCACCGTCTGACCATAAGATTCCCTCTCTTATTTTGAAGAATACGGTCAGGCCATCCTCGGAGAGCCACCAATCCGAGGCTAGTTCGGGAATCGTGAGATTCCTGGTAGTATCGAAGCCGAGCAAGGAAGAAGAGAACAATCCGATTACCTTGCGGGAATAAATTTCAGATGCAATGAGAGGATTAAAGGTCGCAGGATCTAGATTCATCTGGAGATTCAAAGTCCCACCGGGTTTTCCGTCGAAGTCCTCGATAACGTATTCCGGAGTTGAGAATGCAAATGAAAACACCATAAGCGCTACAATTACCAATGCCAGTTTCTTCATCTTTTCGCCCCCTTCTATTTTGTGAGAGCGACACGGGTGATTCGCAGTAATCGTCACATCATGAGAATCATATTTTCGGCAGTGATTCTCTGAGCAATCGCCTGATGAGTCAACTCCGAATACCTTAATCAGACCTGGCTGCCGAGATCATCCCCCAGGGTGCGAATAGTATCTAGATGATAGAAAATGGAGTTCTACAATTCGAGTTTGAGAAGTGAAAGGCACAAGAAGTTCAGTTGATTACGCCGGCCCTTATACTCCATACTTCAAATCAGTAAAGACACGTAGTTTTCCGGCTGACTTCACATGGGTAATAAATACCTGCGTCTCATTAACAATAATCATTCTAGCCTTAATTGTAGATAATCCGTATGTTCACAATGAGTCGATCAAAATGAAAGATGTAAAAATTAACAGCTGTATGAGTTTCTCTATTATTTACTGAAATCAATTGATTGATAATGACGTAACCAAAGTGAATGCATTCTCTCTCAGAAGACAATACCTTAGTGCACGACTTAGAGCTGGTGATAGCAAGATTATCCACAACTCATGTCTCGCGATCTCTCCTAACGATCCGCATTAATTATGACCCAGTTCTATCCGCTGGACCTATGATATTCGGTTTTCAAAATAGCTTTCGGAAAAACCCTTTACGAATTCACTAATCACTGCACGGGCATACAATGAATAATCGGCATTAACCAGTCGGCATGATAACTTCTCACTGAAGACTCTTATCTGAAATCTGATTCGCATTAACCATCTTCCAAGAAAAGCGGGCTTGCGCCCGCTCTTTGCTGAAAAAAACTCTTTGTACTAGAAAGTAGGGACGATCGAGCCTTCAAACTTTTCCAGTATGAATTCCCTGACTTCGTCTCTTGTTATAATTTCCGCCAGACTCTCTAGCCACGCGCTGTCAAGGTCTTCTTCGCGCACAACAATGAAATTGGCATACGGCGAATCCTTTCCCTCAACGAAAGTGGCGTCTTTCTGAGAGTTCAAGCCGATCGAGAGCGCGTAATTGGTGTTAATGACGGCCCCGGCGACTGTTGTGTCTTCCTTGAATACTCTCGGAACGAATCCTGCCTCCATCTCGAGCAGCACAATCCCTTTTGGGTTCTCTTGAACGTCCAGTACCGTAATATCTGCCTTGCCCGGATCCTTTAGGGTAATTACTCCGTTGTTGTGAAGTAGGAGAAGGGCCCTTGTCTCATTTGTGGGATCGTTGGGAAGAGCGATCTTGTCTCCCTTTGAGAGCTCTTCGTAGGGCTTTTTCATGTAGAAACCCATTGGAGCGATCAAAACGTTTACCGCCGGCACCAGCCCTTCTATTCCTCTTTGAGACGTAAAGGATTTCAAGTACTGGATGTGTTGAAAGAAGTTGGCATCTAGCTCTTTTGAGGCAAGCGCCAGATTTGGAAGAACATAATCGCTGAAAACAACAATCTCCAGATCTATCCCGGCCGCCTCGAGTTCCGGTCTTATGAACTCGAGTATCTCTACGAAGGGAACAGGCGTAACTCCGATCCTTAGCTTTGTTTCTCCAAAGCTCACAACTACCAGAACGATCACAAGTACCAGTAAGAATCTTTTCATAGCACACCTCCCGAAGAAAATAAAAAAGGGTGTCTCCTGACACCCCGTATTTTTCATAGCGACAGAAACCCTGTCACCTGAACGGGGTTTCCCTGCACATCACCATACCCACAAAAATCGAATAAAAACAAGAGTTATTCAAATAAATCCCTCCACGATATTGCAAGGATTATACATAGAAAGATATTGCGAACCAAGCAACGCGCTGTGAAGTTTCCTGCATATCTGAGAATATTTGAAGCCATCCTTGGATAGGATAAGGAAAAGTTGCAAGCTCTTAAGAAAAGAAACGTCCCTCGTACTTCGTCCAAGATCGTGAACCCGTCCTTCGATTGGATCGGAGATCCCGGATCAAGTCCGGGATGACGGTGTTAATTGATTGCGAAAACGTCACATCCCGTCATGCTGAACTTGTTTCAGCATCTCGTTCCTAGGAAGCGCTGTACGCTGCGAGAAGCGGTTCACCGTTGACCGTCCCGGATCATGGACCCGTTCACCGAAAAGATCAAAGACCTGATCCTGATCAAGAACACATCAGGATGGCAAATTGAGTTGGTTCAAACGAGTTGATATTCTTCCGCGGGTGATTGCTGTCTTCTCTTCCTTAAGCTCCAACCAACCACCAACCACGTACCACCAACCACGGCTCCTAGAACAGTTGACTGTTCCAAGTTGCAATCATAAGATCCGCTGGGCGCTGTGAAGAGGCGTCCCCAAAAAGAGCAGTTCTTCGTTCCGACGCTCCGCGTCAAAGTTCTTCGTTCTTGGTAGAACCAATGAAGCAAGAGCATCGGGATTCCGACTAGGAGCTTTGTCGGAATGACAGCATTTGACGCATCTTTACTTTAGGGCTTGCAACCGTTCTCGACCGATGCAGTCGGAACTAGCCGCACACAGAGCGACGGTCCTGATGTTCTGCATCACTTGTGTTTTTTCGTTGTTCTTGCCACTGCTTGCAGTGACTGGCCTCAGCTTGAAGCTGAGACTGGCACCACGAAGCGGCACTGGCGAAGGCGAAGCCTTCACTGGCGGCGATGATTCTCGCCTTTTGGCTGGCCTGCGTTAGCAGACTGGCTTCGATATGGCCTACTGCCGAAGGCAGCCTTGCGTTCCGGCATGTTCTTCGCAGGCATTGCGCCCGCCGATGCTTTCCGGCGCAGTGCGTCCGACATTTTTCTCTCCCTCGCGCCAGCGAGCCTCACATCCCAACATTTACCGGCGGCTTTTGTCGGAGGACGGCTGACCTTTGACGGT includes these proteins:
- a CDS encoding MetQ/NlpA family ABC transporter substrate-binding protein is translated as MKRFLLVLVIVLVVVSFGETKLRIGVTPVPFVEILEFIRPELEAAGIDLEIVVFSDYVLPNLALASKELDANFFQHIQYLKSFTSQRGIEGLVPAVNVLIAPMGFYMKKPYEELSKGDKIALPNDPTNETRALLLLHNNGVITLKDPGKADITVLDVQENPKGIVLLEMEAGFVPRVFKEDTTVAGAVINTNYALSIGLNSQKDATFVEGKDSPYANFIVVREEDLDSAWLESLAEIITRDEVREFILEKFEGSIVPTF
- a CDS encoding ABC transporter substrate-binding protein is translated as MKKLALVIVALMVFSFAFSTPEYVIEDFDGKPGGTLNLQMNLDPATFNPLIASEIYSRKVIGLFSSSLLGFDTTRNLTIPELASDWWLSEDGLTVFFKIREGILWSDGEPFTVDDVYWRFNLLVETGVSGFLDAEGNLPTIELIDDSAISLSWTVPNTLGIKVAASREILPKHVFEPAIAAGTVNEIWSLDEVDQIVGMGPFIPSEYVPGAKVVLKKNPNYWKFDSNGVRLPYLDSVIIHIMSGSNPMWAFQAGNLDFFSPSTSQLKTLLSKKDHSWVAGQGGSRDYVQFLLLNFNAPDPVKWEWFRNDHFRRGFAYLIDREKIIDTTYGGNSKPLYSPLNVESPYYSQKVEEDPFFFSVEKAKSEFELGGFSWNSEGKLIDGAGNTVVFDLEVSPNFVSLGNLIVSNAKNLGITINLVRLAGVPLMEEPLYDSFLSGLFDGTIDPELRTGVFRIDGPGHFWNYPPGYRDYITEEMYYLPEWEKRIHEIFVLQTSATEDERYELFEEFQILFTQYQPIIYIHSPNLLYAYQGNVHFPNPIPSAAADELWKAWGIWKE